From Deltaproteobacteria bacterium, one genomic window encodes:
- a CDS encoding vitamin B12-dependent ribonucleotide reductase — MAEEKVAKASGAKKAKAGKKAGRGMQVARYFTTPGVHPADEIAWDHRSAAITGEDGKVVFEQKDIEVPKSWSMLATNVVASKYFRGTPGTSERETSVRQLVKRVVDTVTGWGKEGGYFASAEDAQAFEAELSHLLLRQKASFNSPVWFNVGVEKQPQCSACFINSVDDSMESILGLAKTEGMLFKYGSGTGSNLSTLRSAKELLAGGGTASGPVSFMKGFDAFAGVIKSGGKTRRAAKMVILNDKHPDVLEFIRCKANEEKKAWALIDSGYDGSFNGEAYGSVFFQNSNNSVRATDAFMKAVENDGDWTTRAVRDGRPMDTYKARTLFREIADAAHLCGDPGMQFHDTINAWHTCKNTAPINASNPCSEYMFLDDTACNLASLNLMHFRNMDGEFDVESFKHACNVLILAQEILVDFAKYPTDRIARNSHAFRPLGLGFANLGALLMARGLAYDSDEGRAYAGAITALMCGEAYAQSARIAKELGTFEGYAANREPFLGVIGMHRKASYGLDKALLPKELFAAATVAWDDALGLGNEHGYRNAQVTVLAPTGTIGFMMDCDTTGIEPDIALIKYKKLVGGGMLKIVNNTVPLALEKLGYTPAEQGEILGYLEAQETIEGAPHLKAEHLPVFDCAFKPAKGKRSIHWLGHISMMAACQPFLSGAISKTVNLPHDATPQDIEKAYLESWKQGLKAVAVYRDGCKRTQPLNTSLTKVETKVEAKNALQELAASVSEKPTAVRRKLPDERKAITHKFSIAGHEGYLTVGMYEDGSPGELFVVMAKEGSTISGLMDSFATAISLSLQYGVPLKVLVDKFSHTRFEPSGFTGNRDIPIAKSITDYLVRWLALKFLPTEAEIAAAEAAHAEAAEEKAEQKTVAAAPVKKEPVKINMQSSFLNQADAPPCHTCGSIMVRSGACYKCGNCGATSGCS, encoded by the coding sequence GAGAAGGTTGCCAAGGCGAGCGGCGCCAAGAAGGCCAAGGCCGGCAAGAAGGCCGGCCGCGGCATGCAGGTGGCGCGCTACTTCACCACGCCGGGTGTGCACCCGGCCGACGAGATCGCCTGGGACCACCGCTCCGCCGCCATCACCGGCGAGGACGGCAAGGTCGTCTTCGAGCAGAAGGACATCGAGGTCCCCAAGAGCTGGAGCATGCTCGCCACCAACGTGGTGGCCTCGAAGTACTTCCGCGGCACGCCCGGCACGTCCGAGCGCGAGACCAGCGTGCGCCAGCTGGTGAAGCGCGTGGTCGACACCGTCACCGGCTGGGGCAAGGAGGGCGGCTACTTCGCCTCCGCCGAGGACGCGCAGGCCTTCGAGGCCGAGCTCTCCCACCTCCTGCTCCGCCAGAAGGCGAGCTTCAACTCGCCCGTCTGGTTCAACGTGGGCGTGGAGAAGCAGCCGCAGTGCTCGGCGTGCTTCATCAACTCGGTGGATGACTCCATGGAGTCCATCCTCGGCCTCGCGAAGACCGAGGGCATGCTCTTCAAGTACGGCTCGGGCACGGGCTCGAACCTCTCCACGCTGCGCTCGGCCAAGGAGCTGCTCGCGGGCGGCGGCACGGCGAGCGGCCCGGTCTCGTTCATGAAGGGCTTCGACGCCTTCGCCGGCGTGATCAAGAGCGGCGGCAAGACCCGCCGCGCGGCGAAGATGGTCATCTTGAACGACAAGCACCCCGACGTGCTCGAGTTCATCCGCTGCAAGGCCAACGAGGAGAAGAAGGCCTGGGCGCTCATCGACTCCGGCTACGACGGCAGCTTCAACGGCGAGGCCTACGGCTCGGTGTTCTTCCAGAACTCGAACAACTCGGTGCGCGCCACCGACGCGTTCATGAAGGCCGTGGAGAACGACGGCGACTGGACCACCCGCGCGGTGCGCGACGGCCGGCCGATGGACACCTACAAGGCCCGCACGCTCTTCCGCGAGATCGCCGACGCGGCGCACCTCTGCGGCGACCCGGGCATGCAGTTCCACGACACCATCAACGCCTGGCACACCTGCAAGAACACCGCGCCCATCAACGCGTCGAACCCGTGCAGCGAGTACATGTTCCTCGATGACACGGCCTGCAACCTCGCCTCGCTCAACCTGATGCACTTCCGCAACATGGATGGCGAGTTCGACGTCGAGTCGTTCAAGCACGCGTGCAACGTGCTCATCCTGGCGCAGGAGATCCTCGTCGACTTCGCCAAGTACCCCACCGACCGCATCGCGCGGAACAGCCACGCCTTCCGCCCGCTGGGCCTCGGCTTCGCCAACCTGGGCGCGCTGCTCATGGCCCGCGGCCTGGCCTACGACAGCGACGAGGGCCGGGCCTACGCCGGCGCCATCACCGCGCTCATGTGCGGCGAGGCCTACGCGCAGAGCGCGCGCATCGCCAAGGAGCTGGGCACCTTCGAGGGCTACGCGGCCAACCGCGAGCCGTTCCTCGGCGTGATCGGCATGCACCGCAAGGCGAGCTACGGCCTGGACAAGGCGCTGCTCCCCAAGGAGCTCTTCGCCGCGGCCACCGTGGCCTGGGACGACGCGCTCGGCCTCGGCAACGAGCACGGCTACCGCAACGCGCAGGTCACGGTGCTCGCGCCCACCGGCACCATCGGCTTCATGATGGACTGCGACACCACCGGCATCGAGCCGGACATCGCGCTCATCAAGTACAAGAAGCTGGTGGGCGGCGGCATGCTGAAGATCGTGAACAACACCGTCCCGCTGGCGCTGGAGAAGCTGGGCTACACGCCCGCCGAGCAGGGCGAGATCCTCGGCTACCTCGAGGCCCAGGAGACCATCGAGGGGGCGCCGCACCTCAAGGCCGAGCACCTCCCGGTGTTCGACTGCGCCTTCAAGCCGGCCAAGGGCAAGCGCAGCATCCACTGGCTGGGCCACATCTCCATGATGGCCGCCTGCCAGCCGTTCCTCTCGGGCGCCATCTCCAAGACGGTGAACCTGCCGCACGACGCCACCCCGCAGGACATCGAGAAGGCGTACCTCGAGAGCTGGAAGCAGGGCCTCAAGGCCGTGGCCGTCTACCGCGACGGCTGCAAGCGCACCCAGCCGCTGAACACCTCGCTCACCAAGGTCGAGACCAAGGTGGAGGCCAAGAACGCGCTGCAGGAGCTCGCGGCCAGCGTCTCGGAGAAGCCCACCGCCGTGCGCCGCAAGCTGCCGGATGAGCGCAAGGCGATCACCCACAAGTTCTCGATCGCCGGCCACGAGGGCTACCTCACCGTGGGCATGTACGAGGACGGCTCGCCCGGCGAGCTCTTCGTGGTGATGGCCAAGGAGGGCTCCACCATCAGCGGCTTGATGGACAGCTTCGCCACCGCCATCTCGCTCAGCCTGCAGTACGGCGTGCCCCTCAAGGTGCTGGTCGACAAGTTCAGCCACACCCGCTTCGAGCCCTCGGGCTTCACCGGCAACCGGGACATCCCCATTGCCAAGTCGATCACCGACTACCTGGTGCGCTGGCTGGCGCTGAAGTTCCTGCCCACCGAGGCGGAGATCGCGGCGGCCGAGGCGGCGCATGCGGAGGCCGCGGAGGAGAAGGCCGAGCAGAAGACCGTGGCCGCGGCGCCGGTGAAGAAGGAGCCGGTGAAGATCAACATGCAGTCGAGCTTCTTGAACCAGGCCGACGCGCCGCCGTGCCACACCTGCGGCTCGATCATGGTTCGCAGCGGTGCCTGCTACAAGTGCGGCAACTGCGGCGCCACGAGCGGCTGCTCCTGA
- a CDS encoding VWA domain-containing protein: MICRLATRACCSALALVAALTLGAPRAHATACSELPVLLVVQDRSGSMADVPDPSSSDSKWDIAASVVPQVLNQYNNQFQFGLMYLPGSSDACDPGYIDQPVPSTANDIANSYSNTGPQGATPTAQSLAVATQYLNSLNLNVPAYILLITDGMPNCNGSLNGSSCTCTVSGGACDPNQGGTNLDCLDDTDTEDASAAAYAAGYPVYVVGFGDASTAGNNKTVLDGIASNGGTGHAYSANNQSQLDTQLNTIVGSVGSCCMNICVQGQTNCDPNGNVTQCVLLPSGCLGWGTPSSCGSGTTCSNGSCQSCTGTCAPGSTQCGFFGDLETCVADANGCTDWTSDFCPSGSTCSGDSCQSCASTCTAGETQCQGDTLYTCTTDYEGCTSWQASSCGYGSVCSVSGGNAACVACNTACSAGSQTCADAQTSELCVADNLGCTTWQTASCGAGQTCSGGSCNECNACNVGDWRCAGNGPQTCVDLGNGCTGWQDAQPCAAGQICQAGACVDCSGQCNVGDVQCDGNGVQTCEPQAGACNAWVTTQTCGNNELCSGGACCQNTCEDGDVECGPNGEVLTCVGSAGSCPTWQASSCGAGSTCIAGACAMPCTTTNELSSCPAGYQCQTSAQGSFCVVPGGSGNSNGNGSGSGNGSSGAGGTTSSGGTTGSGSSGTTTSTSGGAAGSTGSTASTGHGSATAGVGSGGNHVTAGGSCSSAGGDAMASIFALGLVLARRRRR, translated from the coding sequence ATGATTTGTCGCCTCGCCACCCGCGCCTGTTGCTCCGCTCTCGCGCTGGTCGCTGCGCTCACGCTGGGCGCGCCGCGCGCGCACGCCACCGCGTGCAGCGAGCTCCCGGTGCTCCTCGTGGTGCAAGACCGCTCGGGCTCCATGGCCGACGTGCCGGACCCGAGCAGCAGCGACAGCAAGTGGGACATCGCCGCGAGCGTCGTGCCCCAGGTGCTGAACCAGTACAACAACCAGTTCCAGTTCGGCCTGATGTACCTGCCCGGCTCGAGCGACGCCTGCGACCCGGGCTACATCGACCAGCCCGTGCCCAGCACGGCCAACGACATCGCCAACAGCTACTCCAACACCGGGCCGCAGGGCGCCACGCCGACGGCCCAGTCGCTGGCGGTGGCCACGCAGTACCTGAACTCGCTCAACCTCAACGTGCCCGCGTACATCCTGCTCATCACCGACGGCATGCCCAACTGCAACGGCAGCCTCAACGGCTCCAGCTGCACCTGCACCGTCTCGGGCGGCGCGTGCGATCCGAACCAGGGCGGCACCAACCTCGACTGCCTCGACGACACCGACACCGAGGACGCCTCGGCCGCCGCCTACGCCGCGGGCTACCCGGTGTACGTGGTGGGCTTCGGCGACGCGTCGACGGCGGGCAACAACAAGACCGTGCTCGACGGCATCGCCTCCAACGGCGGCACCGGCCACGCCTACTCGGCCAACAACCAGAGCCAGCTCGACACCCAGCTCAACACCATCGTGGGCAGCGTGGGCTCCTGCTGCATGAACATCTGCGTGCAGGGCCAGACCAACTGCGATCCCAACGGCAACGTCACCCAGTGCGTGCTGCTCCCCTCGGGCTGCCTGGGCTGGGGCACGCCGTCGAGCTGCGGCAGCGGCACCACCTGCTCCAACGGCAGCTGCCAGAGCTGCACCGGCACCTGCGCGCCCGGCTCCACCCAGTGCGGCTTCTTCGGCGACCTGGAGACCTGTGTGGCCGACGCCAACGGCTGCACCGACTGGACGAGCGACTTCTGCCCCAGCGGCAGCACCTGCTCGGGCGACTCCTGCCAGAGCTGCGCGTCGACCTGCACCGCGGGTGAGACCCAGTGCCAGGGCGACACGCTCTACACCTGCACCACCGACTACGAGGGCTGCACCAGCTGGCAGGCGTCGAGCTGCGGCTACGGCAGCGTGTGCTCGGTGAGCGGCGGCAACGCTGCGTGCGTGGCCTGCAACACCGCCTGCAGCGCGGGCTCGCAGACCTGCGCCGACGCGCAGACCTCCGAGCTCTGCGTGGCCGACAACCTCGGCTGCACCACCTGGCAGACGGCGAGCTGCGGCGCGGGCCAGACCTGCTCCGGAGGCAGCTGCAACGAATGCAACGCCTGCAACGTGGGCGACTGGCGCTGCGCCGGCAACGGCCCGCAGACCTGCGTCGACCTGGGCAACGGCTGCACCGGCTGGCAGGACGCGCAGCCCTGCGCTGCGGGCCAGATCTGCCAGGCCGGCGCCTGCGTCGACTGCTCGGGCCAGTGCAACGTGGGCGACGTGCAGTGCGACGGCAACGGCGTGCAGACCTGCGAGCCGCAGGCCGGCGCGTGCAACGCCTGGGTGACCACCCAGACCTGCGGCAACAACGAGCTCTGCAGCGGCGGCGCGTGCTGCCAGAACACCTGCGAGGACGGCGACGTGGAGTGCGGCCCCAACGGCGAGGTGCTCACCTGCGTGGGCAGCGCCGGGAGCTGCCCCACCTGGCAGGCCTCGTCGTGCGGCGCCGGATCGACCTGCATCGCCGGGGCGTGCGCCATGCCCTGCACCACCACCAACGAGCTCTCCAGCTGCCCCGCGGGCTACCAGTGCCAGACCAGCGCCCAGGGCAGCTTCTGCGTGGTGCCGGGCGGCTCCGGCAACAGCAACGGGAACGGCTCCGGGAGCGGGAACGGCAGCAGCGGCGCCGGCGGAACCACCTCGAGCGGCGGCACCACGGGCTCGGGCAGCAGCGGGACCACCACGTCCACCTCGGGCGGGGCTGCGGGCTCCACGGGCTCCACCGCGTCGACGGGCCACGGCTCGGCCACGGCGGGCGTGGGCTCCGGCGGCAACCACGTGACCGCGGGCGGCAGCTGCAGCAGCGCCGGCGGCGACGCGATGGCCTCGATCTTCGCGCTCGGGCTGGTGCTCGCGCGCCGGCGCCGTCGTTAA